A stretch of DNA from Pyramidobacter piscolens W5455:
AAGGTCGAGCGACGAGCGGCGTGCATCGAGGGGCCGAAGGAGGGTTCCGCCGCCGCCGAAAGGCGCGCCGCGTTTGGTGAGCCCCTTTATCTCCACGTTCATTTTTTCGCTGCCGCCGCTGACGTTCAGGGCGACTTCTTTGACGCCGAACTGGCCGGAGTCCAGCTTGTCGATGCGGGAATCGAGAGCGATCTCGGGCTTGGCCGCGGTGCCTTTCAAATGGAATTTGCCGTGGAACGTGCCGGCGACGGTTCCTCCGGGAACGGCCGCGCCGAGGTCGATGCGTTCGGCCAGACCGTTCAGGTCGAACGCCGGCGTTGTGCCGGCCAGACCGACGGTTCCCTGAAGCTGGACGCGTCCCTTGAAGACGTTGGCGGTCAGGTTCTCTACCGTCAGTTCCTTGGGGCCGGCGAGCACGTTGGCTTCAATGTCGGAAACCACGTACTGCTTTTGGACCGTCAGGCGCGGCAGACGTATTGACAGGCGGGCTTTCGGCTGCGCCAGCGTACCTGTGACGCCGAGCTCGGCGCGGAGCGTGCCGTCAAGCCCGGCGCCGGCTGTCTCGGGGAACCATGAAGCGAGATTTTTCAGCGCCAGCGAGGGCATCGTCGCCTTCATGTTCAGCGCCGCGTCCGGCGTCAGACCCGACGAGCCGACGATCGAAAGCGGCGAGCCCAGAAGATCCGCGGAGAGAGCCGCCTGAACGTTGACGCCGTTCAGTTCGACGATGCCCTCCACGTTGTCGGCCCGGTACTTTTTGTAAGCGACGTCGCCGTTTTTCAGAGCGATCGTGCCGGTCGGACGGGCCAGCGTCCCTGCGATATGCGCCCGAAGGCTCTCCAGAGTGCTTGCCCCCAGTCCGGGGATCCATTTGCGCAGCGGTTTGAAATCGACCTTTTGCAGCGTCAGATCGGCGGCGATGCGCGGATCCTTGGACGCCGCGTCGATGGAAGCGCTGCCTGTGACGGGCGCGCCGAGCAGCGTACCTTCGAGTTTTTTCAGCGAGATCTGTCCGTCTTTCAGCGACGCCTGTATCTGCACGTCGCTTTGCAGCGCGCGGAGACGCAGGTCGAGGCGTTCCGGCAGTCCCGTTTCCGTGACGGAGAACGTGCCGCCGATGCGGATCCGCTCCTTTAAATAATCGGCGTCGAGTTCCAGCGCGTAGGCCAGCTTGTCCGGTTCCGGCTGTTCGACGCTCAGGCGTTCGACTTTCCACCCCAGAGAACCGGACAGATCGCTGGCGGCGAAACTTCGCGGCGTTACGATCGAGAGGATCGGCAGGCTCTTCTCATCTGGGCGAGAGGCTTTCCGCGCGGGGGAAAACTCTTTTTGCGCCGCGGCGGCCAACCGCGTCAGCCGATCCTCTGTGACGCGCAGCCCTTCCAGTTCGCCGCGCAGGATCACTTTGCTCCGTCGCCAGCTTTCTTCGGCATCGACGGCGACGAAGATTTTTCGCACGGCGACGATGGCGGGGTCGTTTTTATCGCCGACGGTCAGGCCGTGCAGTTCGTAGCCGTCAAAGAGGCTGCCGCCGAACTTTTCGAAAGCGACGCTGAGGTACTGCATTCTCGACAGATATTTCTTCGCGCCGAACGCGACGATGTCGGTGGCAAGCGGTCCCCCCCAGATCGCAAAGGCGGTCAGCCCGACCAGCAGCGCAACCAGCGCCAGGAATATCTTGGGAACGAGAAACCAACGAAATCGCTTTTTGCCGTTCCGCTTTTGTGGAAGCGGTTCTTTGCTTTTTACCGCGTCGATGATCATCAACCCCATTTCAGCAACGCCCCGGTAAATGTCCGTGGAATTTTTTGATGCTGTGATTTTCATTGTAATCTTTTGAAGGAACTCAGGCAAGAGGGCATCGGGAGAGCCGCTTCGTGTTCCGTCATGGAAGACGTTTGACTGCCCGCACGGCGGGGGCCGGTTTCGCCGGATGGAATGGAGCTCGCGAAAAAAACGGCACGATATCCCGCTCTCTTCGGCCTCACCGATATGCCGGAGTGGTGTATAATAAACAAAACGGTGAGCTGTGCGGGATGAGATGACGATCATGTATAGAGGTGAAGCGGAGTGAACGGAACTTTTAAAGAAAAAATGGCCGTCGCGTGGGAGTGGATCCGTCTTTTTTTCTGGGGCGCTTCGTTTGACAAGCGCATGGGCGTTGTTCGCAAGGAAGCTTACGACGTCAACGACGAGTTGATGCTGCTGCTTTTCGGCGATTATCTGGGCATCCCCAATCCGGTCTCTTACTATATGATGGAGCTGCTGCCTTACATTGCGACGGATATACCCGGCTGGGAGCGGCGCATGATGAACCGGCAGATGCTCATCGCGGAAAAGGCTGGACAGTACGGATTTGACGGCTAAGGAGAAAATCATGGCTTATAAACGGTTCACATTCTTCGGCGGCAAGGGCGGTACCGGCAAGACAACGTGTTCGTCGGCCTATGCGCTTCATCTGGCTCGCCGGGGCGTGCGCACGCTGGCGGTGTCCACCGATCCGGCTCATTCTCTGGCCGATGCGTTCGGCACCGGAATCGGCAGCTCAGTGGTCAAGCTCGAGGAGAATCTCTGGGGACTGGAGATCGACGCTGCGCTCGAAGCGAAGAAATACATGGAAGGCATTCGCGAACAGATGCGTCGGATCGTCAGTCCCGCGATTGTGGAGGAGATCGACAAGCAGCTGCGCATCGCTTATGTGTCTCCCGGGTCGGAAGAATCGGCGATCTTCGATTGTTTTGTCGATCTGATGGAGCAAGCAGGCAAGAAATACGACGCGATCGTTTTCGACACGGCCCCCACCGGGCACACGCTGCGCCTGTTGACGCTGCCCGAAGTGCTCGGCATGTGGATGGAGCATCTGCTGGAGAAGCGCCGCAAGGCTATGGATATGATGCGCCTGGCCTCTCATTATGAACGCGACCTGCTCGAGAAACTGAAAGAAGATCCCGTCTTCGATCTTCTGACCCGTCGCCGCGACCGTTTCCAGCGCGCCCGCGAATTATTGACCGATCACGGCCTGACGACCTTCCACTTTGTGCTCAACGCCGAGAAATTGGCCGTTCTCGAAACGGAGCGGGCCGTAGCCCTGATGAATGAATTCGAAATCGCCGTGGGGCCGATGATCGTCAACCGCGTCATGCCGCCGGAAACGGGGAGCTTTTTCGAGAAAAAAAGGGCCCAGCAGACTCAATATCTTGACCAGATCCAAAAAGAGTTCGGACAGTACGGCATCGTGCAGCTGCCGATGCTCGACGGCGACATCGAAGGCATGGGGGAGCTGGAAAAGCTCCTGCCCCTGCTGGCCGTACTTGACACGGAGAAAATCGCCGCCTCGTGACGCGACGGCACAAAAGCGGACGGAAGGCGCTGGGGGCCTTCCGTCCGCTTATCCTTTGCGCGAGCGCGCTCCTACAGCCAGGGAAGGATGGCGCCGTAGGCGGCGCAAAGCCGTTCGAAGGATACGGCGCAGTTGGCGGGGCTGGTGGAGGGAAGCGTTATTGCCGAATGTTTCGTGACCGGTTCGATCAATTTGCGGTAGAAAGCGGCTGATTTTGTGCCGGTGCAGAAAATGGCCTGAATCGGAGCGCGATCGAGAACGACCGATAGGTCGTTGGGCACGGGCCGCTTGATCGAGGCGTCGCTGGCGCCTTCGATCTCGCACGAGCGCAACACGTCCCACAGAGCGATATGGCGGCGGAGGACGAATTCCCGCCGAATCTCTCGGCCGAAAGGGATCTCGCTTTTGAAAAGTGCCGCCAGCACCTTCCAGAAGCGGTTCTGCGGATGGGCGTAGTAGAACCCGGCTTCCCGCGATTTCGGCGAGGGCATGGTGCCGAGGATCAAAACGCGCGACGACGTGTCGAAAACAGGTTCCAGAGGATGGACGATGAGCATATGGTTTCCCTCCCGCGCAAAGACGTATGACCTTATTATAGAGCCGTCGCCGGTCGGATTAAAGTGGCACGCGCCGGTTTGATTCGCGCCGCGCAAAAGAGTACAATAAAAAACGCGCCGCCGCGGGGCGGCTCTTTCATCCGAAAATTTTCAAGGGAGGTTGCGAGGCGATGATACCGACACCGCAGGAAGCCTATGAACTGTTGAAAGAATACAACGAGGGGGAGTTTCATCTCAAACATGGGCGTATCGTCGGCGATGTGATGCGCTGGTTTGCCGTCGACCAGGGGTTTGGCGATGAGGCCGACTTTTGGCAGGCGGTGGGAATCCTTCACGATCTCGATTTCGAAAGATATCCCGAGCGGCACTGCGTCAAAGAAGAAGAGATCATGCGCGAGCGCGGCCTCGACGAACGCATAATTCATGCGACGACCAGTCATGGCTTCGGCCTGACGGGGATTGCCTCTCAGCCGGAGCACCGGATGGAAAAAATTCTCTTTGCCGCCGATGAACTGACCGGTCTGATCGGCGCTGTGGCGGTGATGCGTCCCTCCAAGAGCGTCAGCGACCTCGAAGTGAAGTCCGTGAAGAAAAAATTCAAGGACAAAAGTTTCGCCGCCGGCTGTTCCCGTGACGTGATCCGTCAGGGAGCCGAGATGCTGGGCTGGGAGCTTGACGAACTGATCGGCAAAACAATAGAGGCGATGCGCGCCAGCGAGAACGTGGACTGAAAAAAAGCGCTAAAAGGACGAAAGGACGACGTCCATTTTGAAGAACGGGCGCTTTGGCGTTTTAAAAAATGAGCCGACCTTCGGACAGTTCGCCGGAAGGTCGGCTCATTTTATTTGCGCATCCTATATACTCCTGCCGGAGCAGTTTCGTGGCCAGCGAACGGCGCCCCGAAGAAGCTTCTCGCCCAAGACTGCCTCGACCGCCGCGCGGTCGCGCGCCAGCGCGGTATTCTCA
This window harbors:
- a CDS encoding DNA-deoxyinosine glycosylase, which encodes MLIVHPLEPVFDTSSRVLILGTMPSPKSREAGFYYAHPQNRFWKVLAALFKSEIPFGREIRREFVLRRHIALWDVLRSCEIEGASDASIKRPVPNDLSVVLDRAPIQAIFCTGTKSAAFYRKLIEPVTKHSAITLPSTSPANCAVSFERLCAAYGAILPWL
- a CDS encoding hydrolase, coding for MIPTPQEAYELLKEYNEGEFHLKHGRIVGDVMRWFAVDQGFGDEADFWQAVGILHDLDFERYPERHCVKEEEIMRERGLDERIIHATTSHGFGLTGIASQPEHRMEKILFAADELTGLIGAVAVMRPSKSVSDLEVKSVKKKFKDKSFAAGCSRDVIRQGAEMLGWELDELIGKTIEAMRASENVD
- a CDS encoding ArsA family ATPase, translated to MAYKRFTFFGGKGGTGKTTCSSAYALHLARRGVRTLAVSTDPAHSLADAFGTGIGSSVVKLEENLWGLEIDAALEAKKYMEGIREQMRRIVSPAIVEEIDKQLRIAYVSPGSEESAIFDCFVDLMEQAGKKYDAIVFDTAPTGHTLRLLTLPEVLGMWMEHLLEKRRKAMDMMRLASHYERDLLEKLKEDPVFDLLTRRRDRFQRARELLTDHGLTTFHFVLNAEKLAVLETERAVALMNEFEIAVGPMIVNRVMPPETGSFFEKKRAQQTQYLDQIQKEFGQYGIVQLPMLDGDIEGMGELEKLLPLLAVLDTEKIAAS